The Thermodesulfovibrionales bacterium region AAGGGCCGCTGCTGCTGCGGGCTCTCTCGTGGTCGTTCTCACCTACCTTATTGCCCAGATGGTTGGAGCAGGAACGCTCATAAAGCTGATGTTCGGTATCCCCTTTGAGGTTGCTATCATAGTGACGGGAACACTGATGATATCCTATGTGATCTTCGGTGGTATGATCGCGACCACATGGGTCCAGATCATAAAGGCATGCCTGCTCCTCGGCGGAGCGACACTTCTCGTTATCCTGACCCTCGCCCAGTTCGGTTTCAGCTACGCCGAGCTCTTCGGCCAGGCAGAGAAGATGTACACGAACAAGTTCCTCGAGCCGGGAATACTCGTTACGGACCCCGTCGATGCCTTCTCCCTCGGACTCGCGCTTATGTTCGGTACGGCAGGACTTCCCCACATCCTCATGAGGTTCTATACGGTCCCTGATGCAAAGGCTGCAAGGAAGTCGGTCTTCTACGCAACAGGGTTCATCGGATACTTTTACATCCTCACCGTTACCATCGGTTTCGGCGCGGCAGTTCTCGTAACCCAGAAGGTCATCATGGGTATAGACAAGGGCGGCAACATGGCAGGACCTCTCCTTGCAGAGGCCCTCGGCGGGAACCTCTTCCTCGGGTTCCTTTCGGCCGTTGCCTTTGCCACCATCCTTGCCGTTGTCTCAGGCTTGACCCTTGCAGGCGCATCCGCCTTCTCCCATGACCTCTTTGTCGGCGTCATCAGGCGCGGCCAGGCATCAGAAAAGGATGAGGTGAAGGTCGCAAAGATCGCGACCGTCGGCCTTGGCATCACGGCAATGCTCCTCGGGATCCTCTTTAAGGGCCAGAACGTCGCCTTCCTCGTCGGCCTCACCTTTGCTATCGCTGCGAGCGCCAACTTCCCTGCGCTCCTCATGTCGATCCTCTGGAAGAAGTTCACCACATACGGGGCGGTGACGAGTATTTACACCGGCCTTATCGTCGCTACAGCGCTCCTGATCCTCAGCCCGACGGTATGGGTCGATATCGTCCACAAGGACGATGTGGCTGCGGTGAGCAAGCAGGTCAAGACAATCGAAGACGGCGTAAAGGCAAAGGTCGCCGAACTCGAGAAACAGAAAGTCCCGGGAGTCGATCCTGTAATGGCAGCGCAGATAGATGCCTCGATTGCAGCAGAGAAGAAGGCGGCAGAACCACAGATTAAAGCGGCAAAGTCCAATATGCCGAAGGCGATTTTCCCTCTTAAGAACCCCGGTATATACTCTATGGCAGCAGCCTTTATCATCGGCATTCTCGTGTCCCTCATGGCGCCTGACAAGGTC contains the following coding sequences:
- a CDS encoding sodium/solute symporter (Members of the Solute:Sodium Symporter (SSS), TC 2.A.21 as described in tcdb.org, catalyze solute:Na+ symport. Known solutes for members of the family include sugars, amino acids, nucleosides, inositols, vitamins, urea or anions, depending on the system.); the encoded protein is MPQATQTMIGQANPTAIMFFVFFVASTLGITYWAAKRTRTTKDFYAAGRSITGFQNGLALAGDYMSAASFLGIAGIVSTKGYDGLIYSVGWLVGWPIIMFLISEPLRNLGKYTFADVVAYRLNQRPIRAAAAAGSLVVVLTYLIAQMVGAGTLIKLMFGIPFEVAIIVTGTLMISYVIFGGMIATTWVQIIKACLLLGGATLLVILTLAQFGFSYAELFGQAEKMYTNKFLEPGILVTDPVDAFSLGLALMFGTAGLPHILMRFYTVPDAKAARKSVFYATGFIGYFYILTVTIGFGAAVLVTQKVIMGIDKGGNMAGPLLAEALGGNLFLGFLSAVAFATILAVVSGLTLAGASAFSHDLFVGVIRRGQASEKDEVKVAKIATVGLGITAMLLGILFKGQNVAFLVGLTFAIAASANFPALLMSILWKKFTTYGAVTSIYTGLIVATALLILSPTVWVDIVHKDDVAAVSKQVKTIEDGVKAKVAELEKQKVPGVDPVMAAQIDASIAAEKKAAEPQIKAAKSNMPKAIFPLKNPGIYSMAAAFIIGILVSLMAPDKVAEAKFDGEKLREYIGIGAED